The Sulfurospirillum halorespirans DSM 13726 genome has a window encoding:
- a CDS encoding ABC transporter permease codes for MILAMLFEAWRAMGANRLRTFLTMLGMVIGVGAVIVMSAVGAGTQAKVKDSIASMGSNLLIVLAGSMSSGGVRLGSGGVQTLTVSDATAIEEMDTVSAAAPTTSGSAQLIYQSTNWYTQVTGTTPSYFEVRDWEIENGYSFMDSDVRGATRVVVLGKTIAQNLFGDEDPVGKTIRIKNSPYLVVGVLAKKGQSLDGRDQDDTAIVPITTAQTKLFGTQFKGVVRFIMVEALGDSVMDKAEKEMGELLRQRHKLRESVEDDFTIRNLTALANTAQETTKAMSLMLAAIASISLLVGGIGIMNIMLVSVTERTREIGIRIAIGAKQRHILVQFLLEALMISIIGCLIGVCVGVGGAYTVAHFFPISVVITQNSILISFLVATGVGVFFGFYPARKAANLEPIEALRYQ; via the coding sequence ATGATTTTAGCGATGTTATTTGAAGCATGGCGCGCCATGGGAGCCAACAGACTCAGAACCTTTTTGACAATGCTTGGCATGGTCATCGGCGTGGGAGCCGTCATCGTAATGTCCGCAGTGGGTGCTGGTACGCAAGCCAAAGTCAAAGACTCCATCGCGTCGATGGGAAGCAATTTGCTCATTGTCCTTGCAGGCTCCATGAGTTCAGGCGGAGTGCGTTTGGGAAGTGGAGGGGTGCAAACGCTCACCGTTTCGGATGCGACCGCCATCGAAGAGATGGACACCGTTTCAGCCGCAGCTCCCACGACTTCAGGTTCCGCGCAACTCATCTACCAATCCACGAACTGGTACACGCAAGTGACAGGGACAACCCCTTCGTACTTTGAAGTGCGCGATTGGGAGATCGAAAATGGCTACTCTTTTATGGATTCGGATGTCAGAGGTGCAACGCGTGTCGTGGTTCTCGGCAAAACGATTGCGCAAAATCTTTTTGGCGATGAAGACCCTGTGGGCAAAACCATACGGATTAAAAACAGCCCCTATCTTGTGGTGGGTGTTTTGGCGAAAAAAGGGCAGAGTTTAGATGGCAGAGACCAAGACGATACGGCGATTGTGCCTATTACGACGGCGCAAACGAAGCTTTTTGGAACGCAGTTTAAAGGGGTTGTGAGGTTTATTATGGTCGAAGCACTGGGTGATAGCGTGATGGACAAAGCTGAAAAAGAGATGGGCGAGCTTTTGCGTCAGCGTCATAAACTGCGCGAAAGTGTGGAAGATGACTTTACGATTCGCAACCTCACTGCCCTTGCCAATACGGCGCAAGAGACAACCAAAGCGATGTCACTGATGCTCGCCGCGATTGCTTCGATCTCTCTTTTGGTTGGAGGCATTGGCATTATGAACATTATGCTCGTCTCTGTAACCGAGCGCACCCGAGAGATTGGTATTCGTATCGCGATTGGCGCGAAACAGCGTCATATTTTAGTGCAGTTTTTGCTTGAAGCACTGATGATCTCGATCATTGGCTGTCTCATTGGCGTCTGTGTGGGTGTTGGGGGTGCTTATACGGTGGCGCATTTCTTTCCTATTAGCGTGGTGATTACTCAAAATTCCATCCTTATCTCTTTCTTGGTTGCAACAGGGGTTGGTGTCTTTTTTGGATTTTACCCCGCGCGAAAAGCGGCCAACTTAGAGCCAATTGAGGCATTGCGATACCAATAA
- a CDS encoding ABC transporter ATP-binding protein, which translates to MEEIIKIRDLSKNYHTDAGEVNVLKGVDITIEKGEFVAIMGPSGSGKSTFMNILGCLDKVTSGNYVLGGKDTKNLSRDELADLRNHMIGFVFQGFNLIPRQNLIDNVALPLVYAGMKAHERKIRAKEILKSVGLEAFGTYLPNQISGGQQQRVAIARALVNRPKLILADEPTGNLDTKTSEEIMQLFCDLNEKEGITIVLVTHEPDIARYAKRLVNFVDGRIQHDGPTALHVKEIA; encoded by the coding sequence ATGGAAGAGATCATTAAGATACGTGATTTAAGCAAAAACTACCACACCGATGCGGGGGAAGTCAATGTGCTTAAAGGCGTGGATATTACGATTGAAAAAGGTGAATTTGTCGCCATTATGGGACCTTCAGGCTCTGGAAAATCGACCTTTATGAACATATTAGGTTGCCTTGATAAAGTGACCTCTGGAAACTACGTTTTAGGCGGTAAAGATACCAAAAACCTAAGCAGAGATGAGCTTGCTGACCTTCGCAACCACATGATCGGCTTTGTTTTCCAAGGCTTCAATCTGATTCCAAGACAAAACTTGATTGACAATGTGGCTTTGCCTTTGGTCTACGCAGGCATGAAGGCACACGAGCGTAAAATTCGCGCCAAAGAGATCCTCAAAAGTGTCGGACTTGAAGCGTTTGGAACCTACTTGCCCAATCAAATCTCAGGTGGACAACAGCAACGCGTTGCGATTGCGCGCGCTTTGGTTAATCGTCCTAAGCTGATTTTAGCCGATGAGCCAACGGGTAATCTTGATACCAAAACCAGTGAAGAGATCATGCAACTTTTTTGCGATTTGAATGAAAAAGAGGGCATTACGATCGTGCTCGTAACCCATGAACCTGACATCGCACGTTACGCCAAACGATTGGTCAATTTTGTTGATGGCAGGATTCAGCACGATGGTCCAACAGCTTTACATGTAAAAGAGATCGCATGA
- a CDS encoding efflux RND transporter periplasmic adaptor subunit, which translates to MNIVKKMLLHKFTIILALIAVCVGGYYGWEEYTKPPLEAKYKFHTLELGDVTQSVSANGTLNPLVLVTVGTQVSGKVIKLYVDFNDRVEQGQILAELDPALLDAQAAQSAASVQSAEASLELAIANEKRSRELFSKEYISKQELDVSVQELKAARAALDLARAQSQKDRTNQGYTIVRSPVSGVVVDRQIDVGQTVAASLSAPILFKIAQDLRQMQIDSNFAEADIGRIKVGQKVTFAVDAFPNNAFVGVVKQVRLNATTVSNVVTYDVVVTVENPDEILIPGMTAYVNVILAEKKNVLLVPNAALRYKPTMPPSKDAKPVMQKKEKKESGSATLFVFENGVPKPVKVSVGISDNRLSEIITDELKVGDRIIVEEAKSTVSSSKNSPPPMRPF; encoded by the coding sequence ATGAACATTGTAAAAAAGATGCTACTCCATAAATTTACTATTATCCTTGCATTGATTGCAGTGTGTGTTGGTGGGTATTATGGTTGGGAAGAGTACACCAAACCACCTCTTGAAGCCAAGTATAAATTTCACACCTTGGAGCTCGGTGATGTCACGCAAAGTGTCTCAGCCAATGGCACACTCAATCCTTTAGTGCTCGTTACGGTGGGTACGCAAGTCTCAGGAAAAGTCATTAAACTGTATGTTGATTTTAACGATCGTGTGGAACAAGGGCAGATTTTAGCCGAACTTGATCCTGCGCTTTTGGATGCACAAGCAGCGCAAAGTGCTGCAAGCGTTCAAAGTGCCGAAGCCTCTTTGGAGCTTGCCATTGCCAATGAAAAACGCTCTCGCGAACTCTTTTCAAAAGAGTACATCTCCAAGCAAGAGTTAGACGTGAGTGTCCAAGAGCTTAAAGCAGCACGTGCCGCACTTGATCTTGCCCGTGCTCAGTCTCAAAAAGATCGCACCAATCAAGGCTATACGATTGTGCGCTCCCCCGTTTCAGGTGTTGTGGTCGATCGTCAGATCGATGTAGGACAAACAGTCGCGGCAAGCTTATCGGCTCCTATTCTTTTTAAAATTGCGCAAGATTTAAGACAGATGCAGATCGATTCCAATTTTGCCGAAGCAGATATCGGGCGTATCAAAGTCGGGCAAAAAGTGACCTTTGCGGTTGATGCGTTTCCCAACAACGCGTTTGTAGGCGTGGTCAAACAAGTCAGACTCAACGCCACCACCGTTTCCAATGTTGTGACCTACGATGTGGTCGTAACGGTTGAAAATCCCGATGAGATTCTCATTCCTGGTATGACGGCGTATGTCAATGTCATTCTTGCTGAGAAGAAAAATGTCTTGCTGGTTCCCAATGCGGCTTTGCGTTATAAACCAACGATGCCGCCAAGTAAAGATGCCAAACCTGTTATGCAAAAAAAAGAGAAAAAAGAGAGCGGCAGTGCGACGCTGTTTGTGTTTGAAAATGGCGTACCAAAACCTGTTAAAGTGAGTGTTGGCATCTCCGATAACCGCTTGAGTGAAATCATCACGGATGAACTTAAAGTTGGCGATAGAATCATTGTGGAAGAGGCTAAAAGTACGGTTAGTAGCTCTAAAAATTCACCCCCACCGATGAGACCGTTCTAA
- a CDS encoding TolC family protein, with the protein MRLKFIGGMVLGVACVLIAEDFDPLGTHALLPKQQATFVTCTTTDLSKSLELSDVVMAALCNNPQTKIAWQTSLYQAAQVGVSRSAYLPTLSASGSILQSESSETRNGDQENMSVTLSYLLYDFGKRDATYDNARALLDAALFSENDTIQSVFLSAVEAYYTLFGSNASLEATLEAERSALESLNAAKTRYSVGTSTPADTLQAQTAYSQAMLNRIQAEGSVKSAQGGLASVLGMMPDTTIMLQNPRLAIPDVAFESNIRALMDEAQRLRPDLMAASAKIKAYEAGLKAAKADHMPSFSLSATSGNTDTIYNTSQRSSSIGLYVSIPIFSGFNTKYKVQAAQQQLKISEAEYEKLSQDANLDVYKTYQTLISETQATRTSNDLVASAQASYDLALGRYKAGVGTILDLLSAQSALASAKQQHIQSLYNWYITKASLAKAMGSLDFSTIKGQP; encoded by the coding sequence ATGCGTTTGAAATTCATAGGGGGCATGGTTCTTGGCGTGGCGTGTGTGCTGATAGCGGAGGATTTTGATCCACTGGGTACGCATGCGCTTTTGCCAAAACAACAAGCGACGTTCGTGACCTGCACGACAACCGATCTGAGTAAGTCTTTGGAATTGTCCGATGTCGTGATGGCGGCATTGTGTAACAATCCGCAAACAAAAATAGCGTGGCAAACATCGCTCTACCAAGCAGCGCAAGTGGGGGTAAGTCGTTCGGCGTATCTGCCAACACTCAGTGCCTCAGGCTCGATTTTGCAGAGTGAAAGCAGTGAGACACGCAATGGCGATCAAGAGAACATGAGCGTAACGCTCTCGTATTTGCTCTACGATTTTGGCAAACGCGACGCGACGTATGATAACGCAAGAGCACTTTTGGATGCAGCCCTTTTCTCAGAAAACGACACGATTCAAAGCGTTTTCCTCTCCGCGGTTGAAGCCTACTACACGCTTTTTGGCTCCAACGCTTCACTGGAAGCGACTCTTGAAGCCGAGCGCTCCGCACTGGAAAGTCTCAATGCTGCTAAAACACGCTACTCGGTAGGAACATCCACGCCTGCAGATACTTTGCAAGCACAAACGGCATATTCGCAAGCGATGCTCAACCGCATTCAAGCCGAAGGGAGCGTGAAAAGCGCGCAAGGTGGGCTGGCGAGTGTTTTGGGCATGATGCCTGATACTACGATTATGTTGCAAAATCCTAGGCTTGCTATTCCTGATGTCGCTTTTGAGAGTAATATCAGAGCTTTAATGGATGAGGCACAACGGCTTCGTCCCGATTTGATGGCGGCAAGTGCGAAGATCAAAGCGTATGAGGCTGGGCTTAAAGCCGCCAAAGCAGATCACATGCCTTCTTTTTCACTCTCTGCAACATCGGGCAATACCGATACCATTTACAATACATCCCAGCGAAGTTCCAGCATTGGACTTTACGTGAGCATTCCTATTTTTTCAGGCTTTAATACGAAGTATAAAGTTCAAGCAGCGCAACAGCAGCTTAAAATCAGCGAAGCAGAGTATGAGAAGCTCTCCCAAGATGCGAACTTAGACGTCTATAAAACGTACCAAACCTTGATTAGCGAAACCCAAGCCACGCGTACGAGTAATGATTTGGTCGCCAGTGCGCAAGCTTCGTACGACCTTGCCCTTGGCCGCTACAAAGCAGGGGTGGGAACGATTCTTGATCTTTTAAGCGCTCAAAGTGCCCTTGCCAGCGCCAAACAGCAACACATCCAGTCACTTTACAACTGGTACATTACCAAAGCAAGCCTCGCCAAAGCGATGGGCTCACTTGATTTCTCAACGATAAAAGGACAACCATGA
- a CDS encoding RMD1 family protein gives MATPFSLISISLPTPFTRQEVETRLDCTLKKGIEKAFFHQYRDTFLVYTQFHVLTFINWRQEAMDEALIKLGIKDTSFLEQRYIFQDYPILIEPNLEFTCKVSNEQIILKEPLPLYLIIIALVISQSVGLEKYEQDLDVHFEKSQQLLDLTQSYSLLKRSKLIEFARNLTAIQHGMVSDLFLLDKPNILWDNEEAEKLYNRLSSILELKDRFEIVEHKLTNLKDDISMALDMFNHKHSEFLEWIIIGLIGFEIVMGLIEFFKH, from the coding sequence ATGGCTACACCTTTTTCACTCATCTCAATCTCGCTTCCGACTCCTTTTACCCGACAAGAGGTGGAAACTAGGCTTGATTGTACGTTGAAAAAAGGAATCGAAAAGGCATTCTTCCACCAATACCGCGACACCTTTTTGGTCTATACGCAGTTCCATGTCCTTACCTTTATCAACTGGAGACAAGAGGCGATGGATGAAGCGCTCATCAAATTGGGGATAAAAGATACCTCTTTTTTGGAACAACGCTACATTTTTCAAGACTATCCGATTCTCATTGAGCCCAATTTAGAGTTTACATGTAAAGTCAGCAATGAGCAGATTATCCTTAAAGAGCCTTTGCCACTTTACCTCATCATCATCGCGCTTGTCATCTCGCAAAGCGTGGGATTGGAAAAGTATGAGCAGGATCTTGATGTGCATTTTGAAAAGAGTCAGCAACTGCTAGATCTCACACAGAGTTATTCACTGCTTAAACGCTCCAAACTCATCGAATTTGCACGCAATCTCACCGCCATTCAGCACGGTATGGTGAGCGATCTATTTCTCCTTGATAAACCCAATATTCTGTGGGACAACGAAGAGGCAGAAAAGCTCTACAACCGCCTCTCTTCCATCCTAGAGCTCAAAGACCGCTTCGAGATTGTCGAGCACAAACTCACCAACCTTAAAGACGACATCAGCATGGCGCTGGATATGTTCAACCACAAACACAGCGAGTTTCTAGAGTGGATCATCATCGGTCTCATCGGTTTTGAAATCGTGATGGGACTGATAGAGTTTTTTAAACATTAG
- a CDS encoding DUF2798 domain-containing protein encodes MLLFMTLLMSFVITLINVGFTDTFFLQWFKAFWRAYIVAFPAILIVVPIVRKLVKKLVANV; translated from the coding sequence ATGTTGCTTTTTATGACCTTGTTGATGTCATTTGTTATCACACTCATCAACGTAGGTTTTACGGATACTTTTTTCTTGCAATGGTTTAAAGCCTTTTGGAGAGCTTATATAGTCGCATTTCCTGCGATCTTGATCGTTGTTCCAATTGTGCGAAAGCTTGTTAAAAAATTAGTTGCTAATGTTTAA
- a CDS encoding mechanosensitive ion channel family protein, whose amino-acid sequence MDKELQTLQKFYTVVIEFLTHYSFQLLGALIIVVLGWFAAKYVYALLMRLFERNHFDSTLAKFVASVVKMLVFTAMIVIALGKIGISIAPFVAAIGAVSLTAGLALQGSVSNYAAGVLLIISRPFKVGDTLSIGGFYGVVEEIKLSYTVLRNEDEELITIPNKKMIGDVLVNSFEFRVVETSIGVAYEEDPAKAIAVMHEVLDGFSEVSKEHKPVIGIAQFGKSAIILGLRYWVPTKRYFKVQYEVNLALYSALHVNNISIPCPQREVRILGEKFDSKEV is encoded by the coding sequence ATGGACAAAGAGTTGCAAACGCTTCAGAAGTTTTACACGGTTGTAATTGAGTTTTTGACGCATTACAGTTTTCAGCTTTTAGGGGCGCTTATTATCGTTGTTTTGGGTTGGTTTGCGGCGAAGTATGTGTATGCGCTTTTGATGCGTCTGTTTGAGCGCAACCATTTTGACAGTACGCTGGCTAAGTTTGTCGCGAGTGTCGTTAAGATGCTGGTTTTTACCGCGATGATCGTCATTGCCCTTGGGAAAATTGGCATTTCTATCGCTCCGTTTGTTGCGGCGATTGGTGCGGTTTCTTTGACGGCTGGTTTGGCGCTTCAAGGCAGTGTTTCCAACTACGCGGCAGGTGTTTTACTCATCATTTCGCGTCCATTTAAAGTCGGCGATACGCTTTCCATCGGTGGTTTTTACGGTGTGGTCGAAGAGATCAAACTCTCCTACACGGTGCTTCGCAATGAAGATGAAGAGCTCATCACGATTCCCAATAAAAAGATGATCGGCGATGTGTTGGTCAATTCGTTTGAGTTTAGGGTTGTGGAGACCAGTATTGGCGTGGCGTATGAAGAAGATCCTGCTAAGGCGATTGCCGTGATGCACGAGGTTTTGGATGGCTTTAGCGAGGTTTCAAAAGAGCATAAACCCGTCATTGGCATTGCCCAATTTGGTAAGAGTGCGATTATACTTGGGCTTCGCTATTGGGTGCCGACGAAGCGCTATTTTAAGGTACAGTATGAGGTCAATTTAGCGCTTTATAGCGCTTTACATGTAAACAATATCAGTATTCCTTGTCCACAGCGTGAAGTAAGAATTTTAGGAGAAAAATTTGATTCCAAAGAAGTATGA
- a CDS encoding cupin domain-containing protein, giving the protein MKKLLCFFLLLSSAIFAAGNVESVTLAKSDKSWDGSVMPAYPKEAPEISVLKITIPAHTELTLHKHPIINAGYMVKGSLKVVTDENKTLQLKAGDALIEVVNRWHYGVNEGDEPVEIVVFYAGTKESAYSIKK; this is encoded by the coding sequence ATGAAAAAATTACTCTGCTTTTTTCTTCTTCTTTCAAGCGCTATTTTTGCCGCTGGAAACGTCGAATCTGTGACGCTTGCGAAGTCTGACAAGAGCTGGGATGGCTCGGTAATGCCCGCTTACCCCAAAGAGGCGCCTGAGATTTCGGTTTTGAAGATTACAATTCCTGCTCATACTGAGCTTACACTTCATAAGCATCCCATCATCAATGCAGGGTATATGGTCAAAGGCTCACTCAAAGTTGTGACAGATGAGAACAAAACGTTGCAGCTCAAAGCGGGCGATGCGTTGATTGAGGTGGTAAATCGATGGCATTATGGTGTGAATGAGGGCGATGAACCCGTAGAGATTGTTGTCTTTTATGCAGGAACAAAAGAGAGTGCTTATTCCATTAAAAAATAG
- a CDS encoding DUF6161 domain-containing protein, giving the protein MLAYEFEMQDESIITKRRISEKASFATLRNRLGETTNKLVKEVDEFQTSFTQWYGETKKSQIEEFSHAQNSREGEFANNQIERNTEFEQTMSDFKANITELENTYHEKLRLEKPAQYWHKKASEYKTNGNKWARILAGILIGGFIFFGLSFLYWLNAKNIGLELNSLQGAVLFATIVTIYAIAIQATSKMVFSSYHLQRDAEEREQLAYVYLAITHEQKEIDAESRKIVLQALFSRADTGLLKDSSPTMPGGLAELIKSTKS; this is encoded by the coding sequence ATGCTTGCTTACGAATTTGAGATGCAAGATGAGTCTATTATTACCAAAAGACGGATTTCAGAAAAAGCTTCTTTTGCCACTTTACGCAACCGTCTTGGTGAAACTACAAACAAACTGGTTAAAGAAGTTGATGAGTTTCAAACAAGTTTTACACAATGGTATGGAGAAACTAAAAAATCTCAAATTGAAGAATTTAGTCATGCCCAAAATTCTCGTGAAGGAGAATTCGCTAATAATCAAATAGAACGAAATACAGAGTTTGAGCAAACAATGTCAGACTTTAAGGCAAACATTACAGAATTAGAAAACACATATCATGAAAAACTAAGATTGGAAAAACCAGCGCAATATTGGCATAAAAAAGCAAGTGAATATAAAACGAATGGCAATAAATGGGCTAGAATTTTAGCAGGTATTTTAATTGGTGGTTTTATATTTTTTGGTCTTTCATTTCTTTATTGGCTCAATGCAAAGAATATTGGATTAGAACTCAATAGCCTACAAGGTGCTGTTCTTTTTGCAACAATTGTCACAATTTATGCGATTGCCATTCAAGCAACTTCAAAAATGGTTTTTAGCTCATATCACTTGCAAAGAGATGCGGAAGAGCGTGAACAACTTGCTTATGTTTATCTTGCTATTACACATGAGCAAAAAGAGATTGACGCAGAAAGTCGAAAAATTGTTTTGCAAGCTCTTTTTAGTCGAGCAGATACAGGGCTTTTGAAAGATTCTAGCCCTACAATGCCAGGAGGGCTTGCCGAACTTATCAAATCAACAAAATCCTAA
- a CDS encoding SRPBCC family protein, with amino-acid sequence MNLYTLHYTCTLDASVEAVCAFHTDTHNLPLITPPSIKVNIVKMEPNSVILDIKKFGITTRWEMALEKNCPTSIVDVMIKGPFASFRHERIFVAEGENRTRMDETITLSPPIPLFQSLFFWFVKRDMDAMFAYRHAKTKAHFLAK; translated from the coding sequence ATGAACCTCTACACTCTACATTACACTTGTACTCTTGACGCGAGTGTTGAGGCTGTGTGTGCCTTTCACACCGATACGCACAATCTTCCGCTGATTACGCCGCCGTCGATTAAGGTGAACATCGTAAAGATGGAGCCAAACAGCGTTATACTCGACATTAAAAAGTTTGGCATCACGACACGGTGGGAGATGGCGCTTGAGAAGAACTGTCCGACAAGCATTGTCGATGTGATGATCAAAGGGCCTTTTGCGTCATTTCGACATGAGCGAATTTTTGTCGCAGAAGGCGAAAATCGCACGCGTATGGACGAGACGATCACGCTCTCACCTCCCATTCCCCTTTTCCAATCGCTCTTTTTCTGGTTCGTCAAAAGAGATATGGACGCGATGTTTGCCTACCGCCATGCCAAAACCAAAGCGCATTTTTTAGCGAAATGA
- a CDS encoding tetratricopeptide repeat protein, producing the protein MKKLFFITMMMISASLFALDFERESELQNGCDHNDGKACLELGSMYHVGDGVLQSFSRARALYEQACNLGNSKGCTSLGYMYENGHAGTNLPKAAELYERACVNGDASGCESLAMLYENGKGVSEDMQKAVDYYDRACNGGDSSSCAHLGLLYEQDGNMEYAVTYYQNSCDAGGASECVHLGSMYYVGGAVEQNEERAILFFKKACELGDETGCKNYEKIKSSYYAQ; encoded by the coding sequence ATGAAAAAACTCTTTTTTATCACAATGATGATGATCTCAGCTTCACTGTTTGCGCTGGATTTTGAACGCGAGAGTGAGCTTCAAAATGGATGTGATCATAACGATGGCAAGGCGTGTTTGGAACTTGGAAGCATGTACCATGTGGGGGATGGCGTTTTGCAAAGCTTTTCCCGTGCCCGTGCTTTGTACGAGCAAGCCTGCAATTTAGGCAACTCCAAAGGGTGCACCAGTTTAGGCTATATGTACGAAAACGGACACGCAGGTACCAACCTTCCAAAAGCGGCAGAGTTGTATGAACGCGCTTGCGTCAATGGTGATGCTTCGGGTTGTGAGAGCCTAGCGATGCTGTATGAAAATGGCAAAGGGGTCAGCGAAGATATGCAAAAAGCGGTTGATTATTACGATCGCGCTTGCAATGGTGGAGATAGCAGTAGTTGCGCACACCTCGGACTTTTGTACGAGCAAGATGGCAATATGGAGTATGCCGTAACATACTACCAAAACAGTTGTGACGCAGGAGGGGCTAGTGAATGCGTTCATCTTGGAAGCATGTACTATGTGGGTGGAGCCGTAGAGCAAAATGAAGAGCGTGCCATCTTGTTTTTCAAAAAGGCGTGCGAGCTGGGTGATGAAACAGGATGTAAAAATTACGAGAAGATTAAGAGCAGTTACTACGCCCAATAG